In Populus nigra chromosome 1, ddPopNigr1.1, whole genome shotgun sequence, one genomic interval encodes:
- the LOC133680960 gene encoding protein HEADING DATE REPRESSOR 1-like isoform X2, with protein sequence MASPQSLQLGSFGNLERDQNGNFFPTASGRNLDKVTEDNVNETPNKQEESSNDEKMQDQNLTPELSERRKALFEPLEPVTNINGKRSSAESLLPPPDFDAASYPKGWLIGKKRKLVNVDVVESMRRIAVQEMNRKDREIDGLNEQLEEDARCLEHLQLQLLQEKSKRAEVERENAMLQDQISMLMNMLQENEPMGDEDLGNEGPDEP encoded by the exons ATGGCTTCTCCCCAGTCTCTTCAACTAGGATCTTTTGGAAATCTAGAAAGAGATCAG AATGGTAACTTCTTTCCAACAGCTAGCGGGAGGAATTTAGACAAGGTAACTGAGGACAATGTTAATGAAACACCCAACAAACAGGAGGAATCTTCCAATGATGAAAAGATGCAGGACCAAAATCTAACTCCAGAGCTTTCTGAACGTCGAAAGGCCCTCTTTGAACCGTTGGAACCTGTAACAAATATCAATGGCAAGAGATCATCTGCAGAATCCCTACTCCCTCCTCCAGATTTTGATGCTGCAAGCTATCCCAAGGGCTGGCTAATTGGAAAGAAGCGAAAGCTTGTTAATGTAGATGTTGTTGAGAGCATGAGGAGGATTGCCGTGCAGGAAATGAACAGAAAG GACCGAGAAATTGATGGCCTAAATGAGCAGTTGGAAGAAGATGCACGGTGTCTAGAACATCTCCAACTCCAACTTCTGCAAGAAAAAAGTAAACGTGCTGaggtagagagagagaatgCTATGCTGCAAGACCAGATATCAATGCTTATGAACATGCTACAGGAAAATGAGCCAATGGGCGATGAAGATCTGGGGAATGAAGGTCCTGATGAACCTTAA
- the LOC133696093 gene encoding uncharacterized protein LOC133696093 isoform X3, whose translation MHREAAEAKNSDVHRSSLIGERGVSTSMATHNSTSGRGVINNIVNTSAAQSSHPQILDGSSLKLGVGSNAEPRYTSNVSSRYGTLKYNEAALPQSSALCGQKDDTSSLSSSSKMTGNFSTIQNNAGGFNNNASNDSGFSSLTQNVDGLSRVVRNAGRASQQVQNVVEFSNLLPNIGGFSNQMQSVDGISPQTPNVDGFSSQLWNVEQLPRLSQNEGGRTLSLLADRQHYHSISSNWSSEPKVNVNARFSNVNPSTGFRGFPTEPLILHNRNQVGMPDYGHGETGLQSYYFIRNATQSSSDPRQYPHTVTFMNLSPDPSLVVPFVGFTRSNSGQSQSGQVIPAANAPAQASSVPCRPSCKRGASESSLATPEALHRKSRVSRASSHLSTPNMAQIASPHAPLPLAWTPSLRPPSVQLARPCIIHSPPDVSQINAPALVQIPHLRPPPVQAAYRNLAQCASNVAQMTPPHSPLAWTPPNSALVQTDHPHLAQFALNLTRASPNTPLAGTPLSSQLLIQTVRPNLALKPPIRQLLAQNTSGRPPLSHHVPPMPNTKAPDHIKWQDPEKTPQLSGHQCFICKRDLSFTPEGPVEQPVNPQPVAVLPCHHHFHAFCLERITTGSDAENPPCIPCAMGDKN comes from the exons ATGCATAGGGAGGCTGCAGAAGCAAAAAATAGTGATGTGCACAGGTCTTCCCTAATTGGAGAAAGGGGAGTTAGCACATCTATGGCAACGCACAACTCAACTAGTGGAAGAGGGGTAATTAATAACATTGTCAACACAAGTGCAGCTCAGTCTAGTCATCCTCAAATCCTTGATGGGAGTTCTTTGAAGCTGGGAGTTGGATCTAATGCAGAACCCAGGTATACTTCTAATGTCTCCAGCAGATATGGCACTCTTAAGTATAATGAGGCTGCTCTTCCCCAATCAAGTGCTTTATGTGGTCAAAAAGATGATACAAGTTCTTTGAGCTCTTCTTCAAAGATGACTGGGAATTTTTCTACTATTCAAAACAATGCTGGAGGATTCAATAATAATGCTTCGAATGACAGTGGATTTTCCAGCCTCACACAGAATGTTGATGGGCTTTCTAGGGTAGTACGAAATGCAGGTAGGGCTTCTCAACAAGTGCAGAATGTTGTTGAATTTTCTAACCTGCTGCCGAATATTGGTGGGTTTTCCAATCAAATGCAGAGTGTGGATGGGATTTCTCCTCAAACACCAAATGTGGATGGATTTTCTAGTCAACTGTGGAATGTAGAGCAGCTTCCTAGACTATCTCAGAATGAGGGTGGTAGGACTTTGTCGCTTTTAGCAGATAGGCAACATTATCATTCTATTTCAAGCAACTGGAGCTCAGAACCCAAAGTGAATGTGAATGCAAGATTTTCAAATGTAAATCCTAGTACAGGTTTTCGGGGTTTTCCCACTGAGCCCTTAATACTACATAATAGAAATCAAGTTGGCATGCCTGATTATGGACACGGGGAAACCGGGTTGCAATCATATTATTTCATTAGGAATGCTACTCAAAGTTCTTCTGACCCAAGACAGTATCCTCACACAGTAACTTTCATGAACCTCTCACCTGACCCTTCTCTGGTTGTTCCTTTTGTAGGGTTCACCAGAAGCAACAGTGGACAGAGTCAATCAG GTCAAGTAATCCCAGCAGCAAATGCACCTGCTCAGGCGTCCAGTGTTCCTTGTAGACCATCATGTAAGAGGGGTGCAAGTGAATCTTCTCTTGCTACTCCTGAGGCTTTACACCGAAAGTCCAGAGTTTCTAGAGCTTCCAGTCACTTGTCTACTCCAAATATGGCCCAAATTGCTTCACCTCATGCACCACTGCCTCTGGCTTGGACTCCTTCCTTGAGGCCGCCTTCTGTCCAACTAGCTCGCCCATGCATAATCCATTCTCCTCCAGATGTGTCACAAATTAATGCACCAGCTCTGGTTCAGATTCCTCACTTGAGACCACCACCGGTTCAAGCAGCTTACCGAAACCTAGCTCAGTGTGCTTCAAATGTGGCCCAAATGACTCCACCTCACTCACCTTTGGCTTGGACTCCTCCCAACTCAGCCCTAGTCCAAACTGATCATCCACACCTAGCGCAGTTTGCTCTGAATCTGACCCGAGCTTCACCCAATACACCTCTGGCTGGGACTCCTCTCTCAAGCCAATTGCTAATCCAAACTGTTCGCCCAAACTTGGCCCTGAAGCCTCCAATTCGCCAACTCTTGGCCCAAAATACATCTGGTCGACCACCCCTTTCCCATCATGTTCCACCCATGCCCAATACTAAAGCACCTGATCACATAAAATGGCAAG ATCCAGAAAAAACTCCTCAACTAAGTGGACACCAGTGTTTTATATGCAAGAGGGATCTCTCATTCACGCCAGAAGGGCCAGTGGAACAACCAGTGAATCCACAACCTGTTGCTGTCTTGCCATGCCACCACCACTTTCATGCTTTCTGCTTGGAGCGTATTACTACCGGAAGCGATGCAGAGAATCCTCCATGTATTCCTTGTGCCATGGGTGACAAGAACTAG
- the LOC133685957 gene encoding formin-like protein 14, translated as MTSAILLAAILAFVGLIAINGAQARILPDSFGLKVAIIAAYGRSYSPPPPSPIPSPSSKELTSNYEKHSSPPPQSPKINPPIGQVTTSNGRTTPSPPPPKPASPKGELEIGSPCTDGTPCNDGYISMITNFERPLPSSPPPPDPATPISHITFDLEPKVHARSPPGEYAYSSA; from the exons ATGACAAGTGCTATCTTACTTGCAGCCATTTTAGCCTTTGTTGGACTTATAGCCATTAATGGCGCTCAAGCAAGAATTTTACCTG ATAGCTTTGGACTCAAAGTAGCAATAATAGCTGCTTATGGAAGGAGTTATAGCCCACCACCTCCATCTCCGATCCCTTCACCAAGTTCCAAGGAACTTACCAGCAATTACGAGAAGCATTCGTCTCCGCCACCACAATCTCCAAAAATCAATCCACCAATCGGTCAAGTAACCACTAGTAATGGACGGACCACGCCATCACCTCCACCCCCGAAGCCTGCATCACCTAAAGGCGAGCTTGAGATTGGTTCTCCATGCACTGATGGGACTCCATGCAACGATGGGTACATTTCGATGATAACAAATTTTGAAAGGCCTTTACCAAGTTCACCTCCACCTCCAGACCCAGCGACTCCTATAAGtcatataacttttgatcttgAGCCGAAAGTGCATGCAAGATCACCACCAGGGGAATATGCATATTCAAGTGCttga
- the LOC133696093 gene encoding uncharacterized protein LOC133696093 isoform X2, with translation MASEKPKQGDKLANPSSTLQRNEKLGALDLTNSPAGHNEILDDRLPPFPFFQTGDMQGMPQHYAQEMPLPAIRMMNDFSQFNFSDRTAFDHDYLYRPVPDISLLEGNVNEPVDCFPSCALTDVASKIYDGLQNSKIHRKVDGARSNVARGSEMHREAAEAKNSDVHRSSLIGERGVSTSMATHNSTSGRGVINNIVNTSAAQSSHPQILDGSSLKLGVGSNAEPRYTSNVSSRYGTLKYNEAALPQSSALCGQKDDTSSLSSSSKMTGNFSTIQNNAGGFNNNASNDSGFSSLTQNVDGLSRVVRNAGRASQQVQNVVEFSNLLPNIGGFSNQMQSVDGISPQTPNVDGFSSQLWNVEQLPRLSQNEGGRTLSLLADRQHYHSISSNWSSEPKVNVNARFSNVNPSTGFRGFPTEPLILHNRNQVGMPDYGHGETGLQSYYFIRNATQSSSDPRQYPHTVTFMNLSPDPSLVVPFVGFTRSNSGQSQSGQVIPAANAPAQASSVPCRPSCKRGASESSLATPEALHRKSRVSRASSHLSTPNMAQIASPHAPLPLAWTPSLRPPSVQLARPCIIHSPPDVSQINAPALVQIPHLRPPPVQAAYRNLAQCASNVAQMTPPHSPLAWTPPNSALVQTDHPHLAQFALNLTRASPNTPLAGTPLSSQLLIQTVRPNLALKPPIRQLLAQNTSGRPPLSHHVPPMPNTKAPDHIKWQDPEKTPQLSGHQCFICKRDLSFTPEGPVEQPVNPQPVAVLPCHHHFHAFCLERITTGSDAENPPCIPCAMGDKN, from the exons ATGGCAAGTGAAAAGCCAAAACAAGGAGATAAATTAGCAAATCCTAGTTCTACACTGCAAAGGAATGAAAAACTTGGGGCTCTTGATCTAACTAATTCACCTGCTGGCCATAATGAGATTCTTGATGATCGGTTGCCACCATTTCCTTTTTTCCAAACTGGGGATATGCAGGGAATGCCTCAACATTATGCTCAGGAAATGCCATTGCCTGCCATCCGTATGATGAATGATTTTTCCCAGTTCAATTTCTCTGACCGTACTGCATTTGACCATGATTACTTATATAGGCCAGTTCCAGATATTTCACTCTTGGAAGGGAATGTGAACGAACCAGTTGATTGTTTTCCCTCATGTGCTTTAACAGATGTTGCTAGTAAGATTTATGATGGTCTTCAGAACTCCAAGATACACAGAAAAGTTGACGGTGCCAGGAGCAACGTGGCTAGAGGCTCAGAAATGCATAGGGAGGCTGCAGAAGCAAAAAATAGTGATGTGCACAGGTCTTCCCTAATTGGAGAAAGGGGAGTTAGCACATCTATGGCAACGCACAACTCAACTAGTGGAAGAGGGGTAATTAATAACATTGTCAACACAAGTGCAGCTCAGTCTAGTCATCCTCAAATCCTTGATGGGAGTTCTTTGAAGCTGGGAGTTGGATCTAATGCAGAACCCAGGTATACTTCTAATGTCTCCAGCAGATATGGCACTCTTAAGTATAATGAGGCTGCTCTTCCCCAATCAAGTGCTTTATGTGGTCAAAAAGATGATACAAGTTCTTTGAGCTCTTCTTCAAAGATGACTGGGAATTTTTCTACTATTCAAAACAATGCTGGAGGATTCAATAATAATGCTTCGAATGACAGTGGATTTTCCAGCCTCACACAGAATGTTGATGGGCTTTCTAGGGTAGTACGAAATGCAGGTAGGGCTTCTCAACAAGTGCAGAATGTTGTTGAATTTTCTAACCTGCTGCCGAATATTGGTGGGTTTTCCAATCAAATGCAGAGTGTGGATGGGATTTCTCCTCAAACACCAAATGTGGATGGATTTTCTAGTCAACTGTGGAATGTAGAGCAGCTTCCTAGACTATCTCAGAATGAGGGTGGTAGGACTTTGTCGCTTTTAGCAGATAGGCAACATTATCATTCTATTTCAAGCAACTGGAGCTCAGAACCCAAAGTGAATGTGAATGCAAGATTTTCAAATGTAAATCCTAGTACAGGTTTTCGGGGTTTTCCCACTGAGCCCTTAATACTACATAATAGAAATCAAGTTGGCATGCCTGATTATGGACACGGGGAAACCGGGTTGCAATCATATTATTTCATTAGGAATGCTACTCAAAGTTCTTCTGACCCAAGACAGTATCCTCACACAGTAACTTTCATGAACCTCTCACCTGACCCTTCTCTGGTTGTTCCTTTTGTAGGGTTCACCAGAAGCAACAGTGGACAGAGTCAATCAG GTCAAGTAATCCCAGCAGCAAATGCACCTGCTCAGGCGTCCAGTGTTCCTTGTAGACCATCATGTAAGAGGGGTGCAAGTGAATCTTCTCTTGCTACTCCTGAGGCTTTACACCGAAAGTCCAGAGTTTCTAGAGCTTCCAGTCACTTGTCTACTCCAAATATGGCCCAAATTGCTTCACCTCATGCACCACTGCCTCTGGCTTGGACTCCTTCCTTGAGGCCGCCTTCTGTCCAACTAGCTCGCCCATGCATAATCCATTCTCCTCCAGATGTGTCACAAATTAATGCACCAGCTCTGGTTCAGATTCCTCACTTGAGACCACCACCGGTTCAAGCAGCTTACCGAAACCTAGCTCAGTGTGCTTCAAATGTGGCCCAAATGACTCCACCTCACTCACCTTTGGCTTGGACTCCTCCCAACTCAGCCCTAGTCCAAACTGATCATCCACACCTAGCGCAGTTTGCTCTGAATCTGACCCGAGCTTCACCCAATACACCTCTGGCTGGGACTCCTCTCTCAAGCCAATTGCTAATCCAAACTGTTCGCCCAAACTTGGCCCTGAAGCCTCCAATTCGCCAACTCTTGGCCCAAAATACATCTGGTCGACCACCCCTTTCCCATCATGTTCCACCCATGCCCAATACTAAAGCACCTGATCACATAAAATGGCAAG ATCCAGAAAAAACTCCTCAACTAAGTGGACACCAGTGTTTTATATGCAAGAGGGATCTCTCATTCACGCCAGAAGGGCCAGTGGAACAACCAGTGAATCCACAACCTGTTGCTGTCTTGCCATGCCACCACCACTTTCATGCTTTCTGCTTGGAGCGTATTACTACCGGAAGCGATGCAGAGAATCCTCCATGTATTCCTTGTGCCATGGGTGACAAGAACTAG
- the LOC133696093 gene encoding uncharacterized protein LOC133696093 isoform X1 → MCTSDCTHPLSRTSYAMASEKPKQGDKLANPSSTLQRNEKLGALDLTNSPAGHNEILDDRLPPFPFFQTGDMQGMPQHYAQEMPLPAIRMMNDFSQFNFSDRTAFDHDYLYRPVPDISLLEGNVNEPVDCFPSCALTDVASKIYDGLQNSKIHRKVDGARSNVARGSEMHREAAEAKNSDVHRSSLIGERGVSTSMATHNSTSGRGVINNIVNTSAAQSSHPQILDGSSLKLGVGSNAEPRYTSNVSSRYGTLKYNEAALPQSSALCGQKDDTSSLSSSSKMTGNFSTIQNNAGGFNNNASNDSGFSSLTQNVDGLSRVVRNAGRASQQVQNVVEFSNLLPNIGGFSNQMQSVDGISPQTPNVDGFSSQLWNVEQLPRLSQNEGGRTLSLLADRQHYHSISSNWSSEPKVNVNARFSNVNPSTGFRGFPTEPLILHNRNQVGMPDYGHGETGLQSYYFIRNATQSSSDPRQYPHTVTFMNLSPDPSLVVPFVGFTRSNSGQSQSGQVIPAANAPAQASSVPCRPSCKRGASESSLATPEALHRKSRVSRASSHLSTPNMAQIASPHAPLPLAWTPSLRPPSVQLARPCIIHSPPDVSQINAPALVQIPHLRPPPVQAAYRNLAQCASNVAQMTPPHSPLAWTPPNSALVQTDHPHLAQFALNLTRASPNTPLAGTPLSSQLLIQTVRPNLALKPPIRQLLAQNTSGRPPLSHHVPPMPNTKAPDHIKWQDPEKTPQLSGHQCFICKRDLSFTPEGPVEQPVNPQPVAVLPCHHHFHAFCLERITTGSDAENPPCIPCAMGDKN, encoded by the exons ATGTGTACATCCGATTGCACTCATCCTTTGTCCAGAACTAGTTATGCAATGGCAAGTGAAAAGCCAAAACAAGGAGATAAATTAGCAAATCCTAGTTCTACACTGCAAAGGAATGAAAAACTTGGGGCTCTTGATCTAACTAATTCACCTGCTGGCCATAATGAGATTCTTGATGATCGGTTGCCACCATTTCCTTTTTTCCAAACTGGGGATATGCAGGGAATGCCTCAACATTATGCTCAGGAAATGCCATTGCCTGCCATCCGTATGATGAATGATTTTTCCCAGTTCAATTTCTCTGACCGTACTGCATTTGACCATGATTACTTATATAGGCCAGTTCCAGATATTTCACTCTTGGAAGGGAATGTGAACGAACCAGTTGATTGTTTTCCCTCATGTGCTTTAACAGATGTTGCTAGTAAGATTTATGATGGTCTTCAGAACTCCAAGATACACAGAAAAGTTGACGGTGCCAGGAGCAACGTGGCTAGAGGCTCAGAAATGCATAGGGAGGCTGCAGAAGCAAAAAATAGTGATGTGCACAGGTCTTCCCTAATTGGAGAAAGGGGAGTTAGCACATCTATGGCAACGCACAACTCAACTAGTGGAAGAGGGGTAATTAATAACATTGTCAACACAAGTGCAGCTCAGTCTAGTCATCCTCAAATCCTTGATGGGAGTTCTTTGAAGCTGGGAGTTGGATCTAATGCAGAACCCAGGTATACTTCTAATGTCTCCAGCAGATATGGCACTCTTAAGTATAATGAGGCTGCTCTTCCCCAATCAAGTGCTTTATGTGGTCAAAAAGATGATACAAGTTCTTTGAGCTCTTCTTCAAAGATGACTGGGAATTTTTCTACTATTCAAAACAATGCTGGAGGATTCAATAATAATGCTTCGAATGACAGTGGATTTTCCAGCCTCACACAGAATGTTGATGGGCTTTCTAGGGTAGTACGAAATGCAGGTAGGGCTTCTCAACAAGTGCAGAATGTTGTTGAATTTTCTAACCTGCTGCCGAATATTGGTGGGTTTTCCAATCAAATGCAGAGTGTGGATGGGATTTCTCCTCAAACACCAAATGTGGATGGATTTTCTAGTCAACTGTGGAATGTAGAGCAGCTTCCTAGACTATCTCAGAATGAGGGTGGTAGGACTTTGTCGCTTTTAGCAGATAGGCAACATTATCATTCTATTTCAAGCAACTGGAGCTCAGAACCCAAAGTGAATGTGAATGCAAGATTTTCAAATGTAAATCCTAGTACAGGTTTTCGGGGTTTTCCCACTGAGCCCTTAATACTACATAATAGAAATCAAGTTGGCATGCCTGATTATGGACACGGGGAAACCGGGTTGCAATCATATTATTTCATTAGGAATGCTACTCAAAGTTCTTCTGACCCAAGACAGTATCCTCACACAGTAACTTTCATGAACCTCTCACCTGACCCTTCTCTGGTTGTTCCTTTTGTAGGGTTCACCAGAAGCAACAGTGGACAGAGTCAATCAG GTCAAGTAATCCCAGCAGCAAATGCACCTGCTCAGGCGTCCAGTGTTCCTTGTAGACCATCATGTAAGAGGGGTGCAAGTGAATCTTCTCTTGCTACTCCTGAGGCTTTACACCGAAAGTCCAGAGTTTCTAGAGCTTCCAGTCACTTGTCTACTCCAAATATGGCCCAAATTGCTTCACCTCATGCACCACTGCCTCTGGCTTGGACTCCTTCCTTGAGGCCGCCTTCTGTCCAACTAGCTCGCCCATGCATAATCCATTCTCCTCCAGATGTGTCACAAATTAATGCACCAGCTCTGGTTCAGATTCCTCACTTGAGACCACCACCGGTTCAAGCAGCTTACCGAAACCTAGCTCAGTGTGCTTCAAATGTGGCCCAAATGACTCCACCTCACTCACCTTTGGCTTGGACTCCTCCCAACTCAGCCCTAGTCCAAACTGATCATCCACACCTAGCGCAGTTTGCTCTGAATCTGACCCGAGCTTCACCCAATACACCTCTGGCTGGGACTCCTCTCTCAAGCCAATTGCTAATCCAAACTGTTCGCCCAAACTTGGCCCTGAAGCCTCCAATTCGCCAACTCTTGGCCCAAAATACATCTGGTCGACCACCCCTTTCCCATCATGTTCCACCCATGCCCAATACTAAAGCACCTGATCACATAAAATGGCAAG ATCCAGAAAAAACTCCTCAACTAAGTGGACACCAGTGTTTTATATGCAAGAGGGATCTCTCATTCACGCCAGAAGGGCCAGTGGAACAACCAGTGAATCCACAACCTGTTGCTGTCTTGCCATGCCACCACCACTTTCATGCTTTCTGCTTGGAGCGTATTACTACCGGAAGCGATGCAGAGAATCCTCCATGTATTCCTTGTGCCATGGGTGACAAGAACTAG
- the LOC133680960 gene encoding protein HEADING DATE REPRESSOR 1-like isoform X1, which translates to MEKEDDNNKTKEPLNGFSPVSSTRIFWKSRKRSASGRNLDKVTEDNVNETPNKQEESSNDEKMQDQNLTPELSERRKALFEPLEPVTNINGKRSSAESLLPPPDFDAASYPKGWLIGKKRKLVNVDVVESMRRIAVQEMNRKDREIDGLNEQLEEDARCLEHLQLQLLQEKSKRAEVERENAMLQDQISMLMNMLQENEPMGDEDLGNEGPDEP; encoded by the exons atgGAAAAGGAGGAcgataataataaaaccaagGAACCTTTGAATGGCTTCTCCCCAGTCTCTTCAACTAGGATCTTTTGGAAATCTAGAAAGAGATCAG CTAGCGGGAGGAATTTAGACAAGGTAACTGAGGACAATGTTAATGAAACACCCAACAAACAGGAGGAATCTTCCAATGATGAAAAGATGCAGGACCAAAATCTAACTCCAGAGCTTTCTGAACGTCGAAAGGCCCTCTTTGAACCGTTGGAACCTGTAACAAATATCAATGGCAAGAGATCATCTGCAGAATCCCTACTCCCTCCTCCAGATTTTGATGCTGCAAGCTATCCCAAGGGCTGGCTAATTGGAAAGAAGCGAAAGCTTGTTAATGTAGATGTTGTTGAGAGCATGAGGAGGATTGCCGTGCAGGAAATGAACAGAAAG GACCGAGAAATTGATGGCCTAAATGAGCAGTTGGAAGAAGATGCACGGTGTCTAGAACATCTCCAACTCCAACTTCTGCAAGAAAAAAGTAAACGTGCTGaggtagagagagagaatgCTATGCTGCAAGACCAGATATCAATGCTTATGAACATGCTACAGGAAAATGAGCCAATGGGCGATGAAGATCTGGGGAATGAAGGTCCTGATGAACCTTAA